A window of the Amblyraja radiata isolate CabotCenter1 chromosome 5, sAmbRad1.1.pri, whole genome shotgun sequence genome harbors these coding sequences:
- the fbxo30 gene encoding F-box only protein 30 isoform X1: MWNGASRPGAGLVKMDQHLHCINCVSRRCMVRPEENVSCKLIGCHLVCGAVFHSCKASEHRLLCPLERVPCLNSGFGCPYVIARNKIGEHLELCPASVVCCTMEWNRWPVSYADRKSYESLSKDCDGVEQLDMALALQDQRMLLESLKVVTTASNSAAKPFRNTEQMPAASVVSDEAPSSGLLSADAEAYSELYQATVETTRTLAVALDLLNSASKEPELANGQLPEERTEWNGGVQVAAEEPAEERHCSENNSDLCNSGTRGGGGGGVEGSAEHVPVLEGVPWRDWNLCMEENGFRALSGMVTGADVEANGCLQVKTSTLCNGFHEAEVEASALDQEEMDSYGCDQQVEEVVNGSCHVNDIDDDGSSSEPGHFLPVFAQLLTVESLLNTEHFQDGSLLDACGVGRVSARHGERQALKNATTFKLLEGHSSRRAYLGDLSWYRRKMESKAVDTSDLVVDDDPLELQGIDLITAALLFCLGDSPSGRGISDSRSVDGSRVDLGTQTFSFPAAILATNTMVGEIASASACDHANPQLSNPSPFQTLGLDLVLECVTRHQTKQRSMFTFVCGQFFRRDEFPSHFKNVHGDIHAGLNGWLEHRCPLAYYGCTYSQRRFCPSTQGSRVIHDRHLKSFGIQPCVPSVLLDMQEARTPSVGAVDQLSRLPFEILQHIAGFLDGFSLSQLSEVSHLMRDVCGSLLQVRGMVLLLWEKRQNLHGQPSWKTKGKAWRFSTAFSTVSEWKFAEIASMADHLKDCRYNTVERTREAVPLPCMCVTRELTKGGRPLRSVLKAVL; encoded by the exons ATGTGGAACGGAGCATCGCGGCCTGG GGCTGGACTGGTTAAAATGGATCAACATCTGCACTGCATAAACTGTGTGAGTCGCCGCTGCATGGTCCGACCGGAGGAAAACGTGTCCTGCAAACTGATCGGCTGCCACTTGGTGTGCGGAGCTGTCTTCCACTCTTGCAAAGCGAGCGAGCATCGCCTGCTGTGCCCCCTCGAGAGGGTGCCCTGCCTCAACAGCGGGTTTGGCTGCCCCTACGTCATTGCGCGGAACAAGATCGGCGAGCACCTGGAGCTGTGCCCTGCCAGCGTGGTCTGCTGCACGATGGAGTGGAATCGCTGGCCCGTCAGCTACGCAGACCGCAAGTCCTACGAGAGCTTGAGCAAAGACTGCGACGGGGTGGAGCAGCTGGACATGGCTCTGGCCCTCCAGGACCAGCGGATGCTGCTGGAATCGCTCAAAGTCGTGACCACTGCTTCAAATTCGGCTGCTAAACCCTTCCGAAacacggagcagatgcctgctGCTTCGGTGGTGTCGGACGAAGCCCCTTCCAGCGGCTTGCTGTCCGCCGATGCAGAGGCTTACAGTGAACTGTACCAGGCAACGGTTGAGACGACAAGGACTTTGGCGGTGGCGCTTGACCTGTTGAACAGTGCCTCAAAAGAGCCAGAGCTGGCAAATGGACAGCTGCCGGAGGAACGAACCGAATGGAATGGAGGTGTTCAGGTCGCTGCGGAGGAACCAGCTGAAGAACGGCACTGCTCAGAGAACAATAGTGATCTTTGCAACAGTGGgacaagaggaggaggaggaggaggagtggagggTAGTGCAGAGCACGTCCCTGTGTTGGAGGGGGTGCCGTGGAGGGACTGGAACTTGTGCATGGAGGAAAATGGGTTTCGTGCATTGTCAGGAATGGTAACTGGGGCAGATGTGGAAGCAAATGGATGCCTTCAGGTAAAGACCAGTACTTTGTGTAACGGTTTCCACGAAGCAGAGGTGGAAGCTTCCGCACTGGATCAGGAGGAAATGGACTCGTATGGCTGCGACCAGCAAGTAGAAGAGGTGGTGAACGGCTCGTGCCATGTCAACGACATCGATGACGACGGCAGTTCATCAGAGCCCGGCCACTTCTTGCCTGTGTTTGCACAGCTGCTCACCGTGGAAAGCCTTTTAAACACGGAACATTTTCAAGACGGATCACTGCTTGATGCGTGTGGAGTGGGGAGAGTGTCCGCCAGGCATGGGGAGCGGCAGGCGCTGAAGAATGCCACCACCTTCAAATTGCTGGAAGGGCACAGCAGCCGCAGGGCGTACCTGGGCGACCTGAGTTGGTACAGAAGGAAAATGGAAAGCAAAGCGGTGGATACGTCGGATCTGGTGGTGGACGACGATCCTCTGGAACTGCAGGGCATCGATCTGATCACAGCAGCTTTATTGTTCTGCTTGGGAGACTCCCCCAGTGGCAGAGGGATCTCGGACAGTCGCAGTGTGGACGGCAGCCGCGTCGATTTGGGCACACAGACCTTCTCGTTCCCGGCAGCCATATTGGCCACCAACACCATGGTGGGGGAGATTGCCTCGGCTTCAGCTTGCGACCACGCAAACCCCCAGCTGTCCAACCCGAGCCCCTTCCAGACGCTGGGGCTGGATCTTGTCCTGGAGTGTGTGACCAGGCACCAAACCAAGCAACGTTCGATGTTCACGTTCGTGTGCGGACAGTTCTTCCGCAGGGACGAGTTCCCCTCGCACTTCAAGAATGTGCACGGAGACATTCATGCCGGCCTCAATGGCTGGTTGGAACACAGGTGCCCCTTGGCCTATTATGGCTGCACCTACTCGCAGAGGAGATTCTGTCCTTCCACGCAGGGTTCCCGGGTCATTCACGACCGACATCTGAAATCCTTTGGCATCCAGCCGTGTGTGCCATCTGTGTTGTTGGACATGCAGGAGGCTCGGACCCCCAGCGTGGGAGCAGTTGATCAGTTGAGCAGGCTGCCCTTTGAGATTTTGCAGCATATTGCTGGATTTCTAGATGGGTTCAGTTTGTCTCAGCTGTCAGAAGTTTCCCATTTAATGAGGGACGTGTGTGGGAGTCTGCTACAGGTTCGGGGAATGGTTCTCCTACTTTGGGAAAAGAGGCAGAACCTTCACGGACAGCCCTCTTGGAAAACAAAAGGCAAG GCCTGGCGATTCAGCACTGCCTTCAGCACGGTTAGTGAGTGGAAATTTGCAGAGATTGCCAGCATGGCCGACCACTTGAAAGACTGTCGCTACAACACGGTGGAGAGGACTAGAGAGGCCGTGCCATTGCCCTGCATGTGTGTGACACGGGAGCTCACTAAAGGAGGACGGCCTCTGCGATCAGTCCTAAAAGCAGTTCTCTAA
- the fbxo30 gene encoding F-box only protein 30 isoform X2 produces MWNGASRPGAGLVKMDQHLHCINCVSRRCMVRPEENVSCKLIGCHLVCGAVFHSCKASEHRLLCPLERVPCLNSGFGCPYVIARNKIGEHLELCPASVVCCTMEWNRWPVSYADRKSYESLSKDCDGVEQLDMALALQDQRMLLESLKVVTTASNSAAKPFRNTEQMPAASVVSDEAPSSGLLSADAEAYSELYQATVETTRTLAVALDLLNSASKEPELANGQLPEERTEWNGGVQVAAEEPAEERHCSENNSDLCNSGTRGGGGGGVEGSAEHVPVLEGVPWRDWNLCMEENGFRALSGMVTGADVEANGCLQVKTSTLCNGFHEAEVEASALDQEEMDSYGCDQQVEEVVNGSCHVNDIDDDGSSSEPGHFLPVFAQLLTVESLLNTEHFQDGSLLDACGVGRVSARHGERQALKNATTFKLLEGHSSRRAYLGDLSWYRRKMESKAVDTSDLVVDDDPLELQGIDLITAALLFCLGDSPSGRGISDSRSVDGSRVDLGTQTFSFPAAILATNTMVGEIASASACDHANPQLSNPSPFQTLGLDLVLECVTRHQTKQRSMFTFVCGQFFRRDEFPSHFKNVHGDIHAGLNGWLEHRCPLAYYGCTYSQRRFCPSTQGSRVIHDRHLKSFGIQPCVPSVLLDMQEARTPSVGAVDQLSRLPFEILQHIAGFLDGFSLSQLSEVSHLMRDVCGSLLQVRGMVLLLWEKRQNLHGQPSWKTKGLAIQHCLQHG; encoded by the exons ATGTGGAACGGAGCATCGCGGCCTGG GGCTGGACTGGTTAAAATGGATCAACATCTGCACTGCATAAACTGTGTGAGTCGCCGCTGCATGGTCCGACCGGAGGAAAACGTGTCCTGCAAACTGATCGGCTGCCACTTGGTGTGCGGAGCTGTCTTCCACTCTTGCAAAGCGAGCGAGCATCGCCTGCTGTGCCCCCTCGAGAGGGTGCCCTGCCTCAACAGCGGGTTTGGCTGCCCCTACGTCATTGCGCGGAACAAGATCGGCGAGCACCTGGAGCTGTGCCCTGCCAGCGTGGTCTGCTGCACGATGGAGTGGAATCGCTGGCCCGTCAGCTACGCAGACCGCAAGTCCTACGAGAGCTTGAGCAAAGACTGCGACGGGGTGGAGCAGCTGGACATGGCTCTGGCCCTCCAGGACCAGCGGATGCTGCTGGAATCGCTCAAAGTCGTGACCACTGCTTCAAATTCGGCTGCTAAACCCTTCCGAAacacggagcagatgcctgctGCTTCGGTGGTGTCGGACGAAGCCCCTTCCAGCGGCTTGCTGTCCGCCGATGCAGAGGCTTACAGTGAACTGTACCAGGCAACGGTTGAGACGACAAGGACTTTGGCGGTGGCGCTTGACCTGTTGAACAGTGCCTCAAAAGAGCCAGAGCTGGCAAATGGACAGCTGCCGGAGGAACGAACCGAATGGAATGGAGGTGTTCAGGTCGCTGCGGAGGAACCAGCTGAAGAACGGCACTGCTCAGAGAACAATAGTGATCTTTGCAACAGTGGgacaagaggaggaggaggaggaggagtggagggTAGTGCAGAGCACGTCCCTGTGTTGGAGGGGGTGCCGTGGAGGGACTGGAACTTGTGCATGGAGGAAAATGGGTTTCGTGCATTGTCAGGAATGGTAACTGGGGCAGATGTGGAAGCAAATGGATGCCTTCAGGTAAAGACCAGTACTTTGTGTAACGGTTTCCACGAAGCAGAGGTGGAAGCTTCCGCACTGGATCAGGAGGAAATGGACTCGTATGGCTGCGACCAGCAAGTAGAAGAGGTGGTGAACGGCTCGTGCCATGTCAACGACATCGATGACGACGGCAGTTCATCAGAGCCCGGCCACTTCTTGCCTGTGTTTGCACAGCTGCTCACCGTGGAAAGCCTTTTAAACACGGAACATTTTCAAGACGGATCACTGCTTGATGCGTGTGGAGTGGGGAGAGTGTCCGCCAGGCATGGGGAGCGGCAGGCGCTGAAGAATGCCACCACCTTCAAATTGCTGGAAGGGCACAGCAGCCGCAGGGCGTACCTGGGCGACCTGAGTTGGTACAGAAGGAAAATGGAAAGCAAAGCGGTGGATACGTCGGATCTGGTGGTGGACGACGATCCTCTGGAACTGCAGGGCATCGATCTGATCACAGCAGCTTTATTGTTCTGCTTGGGAGACTCCCCCAGTGGCAGAGGGATCTCGGACAGTCGCAGTGTGGACGGCAGCCGCGTCGATTTGGGCACACAGACCTTCTCGTTCCCGGCAGCCATATTGGCCACCAACACCATGGTGGGGGAGATTGCCTCGGCTTCAGCTTGCGACCACGCAAACCCCCAGCTGTCCAACCCGAGCCCCTTCCAGACGCTGGGGCTGGATCTTGTCCTGGAGTGTGTGACCAGGCACCAAACCAAGCAACGTTCGATGTTCACGTTCGTGTGCGGACAGTTCTTCCGCAGGGACGAGTTCCCCTCGCACTTCAAGAATGTGCACGGAGACATTCATGCCGGCCTCAATGGCTGGTTGGAACACAGGTGCCCCTTGGCCTATTATGGCTGCACCTACTCGCAGAGGAGATTCTGTCCTTCCACGCAGGGTTCCCGGGTCATTCACGACCGACATCTGAAATCCTTTGGCATCCAGCCGTGTGTGCCATCTGTGTTGTTGGACATGCAGGAGGCTCGGACCCCCAGCGTGGGAGCAGTTGATCAGTTGAGCAGGCTGCCCTTTGAGATTTTGCAGCATATTGCTGGATTTCTAGATGGGTTCAGTTTGTCTCAGCTGTCAGAAGTTTCCCATTTAATGAGGGACGTGTGTGGGAGTCTGCTACAGGTTCGGGGAATGGTTCTCCTACTTTGGGAAAAGAGGCAGAACCTTCACGGACAGCCCTCTTGGAAAACAAAAG GCCTGGCGATTCAGCACTGCCTTCAGCACGGTTAG
- the fbxo30 gene encoding F-box only protein 30 isoform X3 gives MDQHLHCINCVSRRCMVRPEENVSCKLIGCHLVCGAVFHSCKASEHRLLCPLERVPCLNSGFGCPYVIARNKIGEHLELCPASVVCCTMEWNRWPVSYADRKSYESLSKDCDGVEQLDMALALQDQRMLLESLKVVTTASNSAAKPFRNTEQMPAASVVSDEAPSSGLLSADAEAYSELYQATVETTRTLAVALDLLNSASKEPELANGQLPEERTEWNGGVQVAAEEPAEERHCSENNSDLCNSGTRGGGGGGVEGSAEHVPVLEGVPWRDWNLCMEENGFRALSGMVTGADVEANGCLQVKTSTLCNGFHEAEVEASALDQEEMDSYGCDQQVEEVVNGSCHVNDIDDDGSSSEPGHFLPVFAQLLTVESLLNTEHFQDGSLLDACGVGRVSARHGERQALKNATTFKLLEGHSSRRAYLGDLSWYRRKMESKAVDTSDLVVDDDPLELQGIDLITAALLFCLGDSPSGRGISDSRSVDGSRVDLGTQTFSFPAAILATNTMVGEIASASACDHANPQLSNPSPFQTLGLDLVLECVTRHQTKQRSMFTFVCGQFFRRDEFPSHFKNVHGDIHAGLNGWLEHRCPLAYYGCTYSQRRFCPSTQGSRVIHDRHLKSFGIQPCVPSVLLDMQEARTPSVGAVDQLSRLPFEILQHIAGFLDGFSLSQLSEVSHLMRDVCGSLLQVRGMVLLLWEKRQNLHGQPSWKTKGKAWRFSTAFSTVSEWKFAEIASMADHLKDCRYNTVERTREAVPLPCMCVTRELTKGGRPLRSVLKAVL, from the exons ATGGATCAACATCTGCACTGCATAAACTGTGTGAGTCGCCGCTGCATGGTCCGACCGGAGGAAAACGTGTCCTGCAAACTGATCGGCTGCCACTTGGTGTGCGGAGCTGTCTTCCACTCTTGCAAAGCGAGCGAGCATCGCCTGCTGTGCCCCCTCGAGAGGGTGCCCTGCCTCAACAGCGGGTTTGGCTGCCCCTACGTCATTGCGCGGAACAAGATCGGCGAGCACCTGGAGCTGTGCCCTGCCAGCGTGGTCTGCTGCACGATGGAGTGGAATCGCTGGCCCGTCAGCTACGCAGACCGCAAGTCCTACGAGAGCTTGAGCAAAGACTGCGACGGGGTGGAGCAGCTGGACATGGCTCTGGCCCTCCAGGACCAGCGGATGCTGCTGGAATCGCTCAAAGTCGTGACCACTGCTTCAAATTCGGCTGCTAAACCCTTCCGAAacacggagcagatgcctgctGCTTCGGTGGTGTCGGACGAAGCCCCTTCCAGCGGCTTGCTGTCCGCCGATGCAGAGGCTTACAGTGAACTGTACCAGGCAACGGTTGAGACGACAAGGACTTTGGCGGTGGCGCTTGACCTGTTGAACAGTGCCTCAAAAGAGCCAGAGCTGGCAAATGGACAGCTGCCGGAGGAACGAACCGAATGGAATGGAGGTGTTCAGGTCGCTGCGGAGGAACCAGCTGAAGAACGGCACTGCTCAGAGAACAATAGTGATCTTTGCAACAGTGGgacaagaggaggaggaggaggaggagtggagggTAGTGCAGAGCACGTCCCTGTGTTGGAGGGGGTGCCGTGGAGGGACTGGAACTTGTGCATGGAGGAAAATGGGTTTCGTGCATTGTCAGGAATGGTAACTGGGGCAGATGTGGAAGCAAATGGATGCCTTCAGGTAAAGACCAGTACTTTGTGTAACGGTTTCCACGAAGCAGAGGTGGAAGCTTCCGCACTGGATCAGGAGGAAATGGACTCGTATGGCTGCGACCAGCAAGTAGAAGAGGTGGTGAACGGCTCGTGCCATGTCAACGACATCGATGACGACGGCAGTTCATCAGAGCCCGGCCACTTCTTGCCTGTGTTTGCACAGCTGCTCACCGTGGAAAGCCTTTTAAACACGGAACATTTTCAAGACGGATCACTGCTTGATGCGTGTGGAGTGGGGAGAGTGTCCGCCAGGCATGGGGAGCGGCAGGCGCTGAAGAATGCCACCACCTTCAAATTGCTGGAAGGGCACAGCAGCCGCAGGGCGTACCTGGGCGACCTGAGTTGGTACAGAAGGAAAATGGAAAGCAAAGCGGTGGATACGTCGGATCTGGTGGTGGACGACGATCCTCTGGAACTGCAGGGCATCGATCTGATCACAGCAGCTTTATTGTTCTGCTTGGGAGACTCCCCCAGTGGCAGAGGGATCTCGGACAGTCGCAGTGTGGACGGCAGCCGCGTCGATTTGGGCACACAGACCTTCTCGTTCCCGGCAGCCATATTGGCCACCAACACCATGGTGGGGGAGATTGCCTCGGCTTCAGCTTGCGACCACGCAAACCCCCAGCTGTCCAACCCGAGCCCCTTCCAGACGCTGGGGCTGGATCTTGTCCTGGAGTGTGTGACCAGGCACCAAACCAAGCAACGTTCGATGTTCACGTTCGTGTGCGGACAGTTCTTCCGCAGGGACGAGTTCCCCTCGCACTTCAAGAATGTGCACGGAGACATTCATGCCGGCCTCAATGGCTGGTTGGAACACAGGTGCCCCTTGGCCTATTATGGCTGCACCTACTCGCAGAGGAGATTCTGTCCTTCCACGCAGGGTTCCCGGGTCATTCACGACCGACATCTGAAATCCTTTGGCATCCAGCCGTGTGTGCCATCTGTGTTGTTGGACATGCAGGAGGCTCGGACCCCCAGCGTGGGAGCAGTTGATCAGTTGAGCAGGCTGCCCTTTGAGATTTTGCAGCATATTGCTGGATTTCTAGATGGGTTCAGTTTGTCTCAGCTGTCAGAAGTTTCCCATTTAATGAGGGACGTGTGTGGGAGTCTGCTACAGGTTCGGGGAATGGTTCTCCTACTTTGGGAAAAGAGGCAGAACCTTCACGGACAGCCCTCTTGGAAAACAAAAGGCAAG GCCTGGCGATTCAGCACTGCCTTCAGCACGGTTAGTGAGTGGAAATTTGCAGAGATTGCCAGCATGGCCGACCACTTGAAAGACTGTCGCTACAACACGGTGGAGAGGACTAGAGAGGCCGTGCCATTGCCCTGCATGTGTGTGACACGGGAGCTCACTAAAGGAGGACGGCCTCTGCGATCAGTCCTAAAAGCAGTTCTCTAA